Proteins encoded within one genomic window of Equus przewalskii isolate Varuska chromosome 3, EquPr2, whole genome shotgun sequence:
- the SNAI3 gene encoding zinc finger protein SNAI3 isoform X2 has protein sequence MVWHLPSCNLPGDEIRKLDGKRRPGTQPPPFVLSPHLPETDGSCAACGGLVVPLLLPDKAAPATPAGPARPWDCTSVVARISLPLPLNREARGVSGPDPLEVSWAESRAGWAPSVPLKDSLNHLNLPPLLVLPTRWPPILGPHGDQAPDRLLGAERGPRPSGGFQCSHCLKPYHTPAGLARHRQLHCHVQAPRCFTCKYCDKEYASPGALKMHVRTHTLPCVCTLCGKAFSRPWLLQGHIRTHTGEKPYACSHCSRAFADRSNLRAHLQTHSDTKKYQCKSCAKTFSRMSLLARHAESGCCPGS, from the exons ATGGTCTGGCATCTTCCGTCTTGCAATCTCCCAGGAGATGAGATCAGGAAGTTAGACGGGAAGCGCAGGCCTGGGACTCAGCCTCCACCgtttgttctctctcctcaccTTCCAGAAACCGATGGCTCCTGCGCCGCCTGCGGGGGGCTTGTGGTGCCCCTACTCCTCCCAGACAAGGCAGCCCCTGCCACGCCTGCTGGCCCCGCCCGGCCCTGGGACTGCACCTCTGTCGTCGCTCGcatctccctgcccctcccactgaACAGGGAAGCTCGGGGGGTCTCTGGGCCAGACCCCCTGGAAGTCAGCTGGGCAGAGTCTCGGGCTGGCTGGGCCCCCAGTGTACCCCTCAAAGACAGCCTGAACCACCTCAACCTTCCCCCGCTGCTGGTTCTGCCCACACGGTGGCCCCCGATCCTGGGCCCACATGGGGACCAGGCTCCAGACAGACTGCTGGGGGCTGAGCGGGGCCCCCGCCCCTCAGGGGGCTTCCAGTGCTCCCACTGCCTCAAGCCTTACCACACGCCGGCCGGGCTGGCCAGGCACCGGCAGCTGCACTGCCACGTTCAGGCCCCGCGCTGCTTCACCTGCAAGTACTGCGACAAGGAATACGCCAGCCCGGGTGCTCTCAAGATGCACGTCCGCACGCACACGCTGCCCTGCGTCTGCACCCTCTGCGGCAAGGCCTTCTCCAGGCCCTGGCTGCTGCAGGGCCACATCCGGACCCACACAG GGGAGAAGCCGTATGCCTGCTCTCACTGCAGCAGGGCCTTCGCCGACCGCTCCAACCTCCGGGCCCACCTGCAGACACACTCCGACACCAAGAAATACCAATGCAAGAGCTGCGCCAAGACCTTCTCCCGCATGTCGCTCCTGGCGCGCCACGCGGAGTCGGGCTGCTGCCCCGGGTCCTGA
- the SNAI3 gene encoding zinc finger protein SNAI3 isoform X3: MPRSFLVKTHLGHRVPNYGRLETQRETDGSCAACGGLVVPLLLPDKAAPATPAGPARPWDCTSVVARISLPLPLNREARGVSGPDPLEVSWAESRAGWAPSVPLKDSLNHLNLPPLLVLPTRWPPILGPHGDQAPDRLLGAERGPRPSGGFQCSHCLKPYHTPAGLARHRQLHCHVQAPRCFTCKYCDKEYASPGALKMHVRTHTLPCVCTLCGKAFSRPWLLQGHIRTHTGEKPYACSHCSRAFADRSNLRAHLQTHSDTKKYQCKSCAKTFSRMSLLARHAESGCCPGS; this comes from the exons ATGCCGCGCTCCTTCCTGGTGAAAACGCACCTCGGCCACAGGGTCCCCAACTACGGGcggctggagacccagagag AAACCGATGGCTCCTGCGCCGCCTGCGGGGGGCTTGTGGTGCCCCTACTCCTCCCAGACAAGGCAGCCCCTGCCACGCCTGCTGGCCCCGCCCGGCCCTGGGACTGCACCTCTGTCGTCGCTCGcatctccctgcccctcccactgaACAGGGAAGCTCGGGGGGTCTCTGGGCCAGACCCCCTGGAAGTCAGCTGGGCAGAGTCTCGGGCTGGCTGGGCCCCCAGTGTACCCCTCAAAGACAGCCTGAACCACCTCAACCTTCCCCCGCTGCTGGTTCTGCCCACACGGTGGCCCCCGATCCTGGGCCCACATGGGGACCAGGCTCCAGACAGACTGCTGGGGGCTGAGCGGGGCCCCCGCCCCTCAGGGGGCTTCCAGTGCTCCCACTGCCTCAAGCCTTACCACACGCCGGCCGGGCTGGCCAGGCACCGGCAGCTGCACTGCCACGTTCAGGCCCCGCGCTGCTTCACCTGCAAGTACTGCGACAAGGAATACGCCAGCCCGGGTGCTCTCAAGATGCACGTCCGCACGCACACGCTGCCCTGCGTCTGCACCCTCTGCGGCAAGGCCTTCTCCAGGCCCTGGCTGCTGCAGGGCCACATCCGGACCCACACAG GGGAGAAGCCGTATGCCTGCTCTCACTGCAGCAGGGCCTTCGCCGACCGCTCCAACCTCCGGGCCCACCTGCAGACACACTCCGACACCAAGAAATACCAATGCAAGAGCTGCGCCAAGACCTTCTCCCGCATGTCGCTCCTGGCGCGCCACGCGGAGTCGGGCTGCTGCCCCGGGTCCTGA
- the SNAI3 gene encoding zinc finger protein SNAI3 isoform X1 yields the protein MPRSFLVKTHLGHRVPNYGRLETQRGRGCPLPRPRPGLGLPRGGREGRPRELGHLSQVEGEESARQHGGGGQDPGAGETDGSCAACGGLVVPLLLPDKAAPATPAGPARPWDCTSVVARISLPLPLNREARGVSGPDPLEVSWAESRAGWAPSVPLKDSLNHLNLPPLLVLPTRWPPILGPHGDQAPDRLLGAERGPRPSGGFQCSHCLKPYHTPAGLARHRQLHCHVQAPRCFTCKYCDKEYASPGALKMHVRTHTLPCVCTLCGKAFSRPWLLQGHIRTHTGEKPYACSHCSRAFADRSNLRAHLQTHSDTKKYQCKSCAKTFSRMSLLARHAESGCCPGS from the exons ATGCCGCGCTCCTTCCTGGTGAAAACGCACCTCGGCCACAGGGTCCCCAACTACGGGcggctggagacccagagaggtagGGGATGCCCGCTCCCCAGGCCACGCCCAGGGCTCGGGCTCCCGCGGGGCGGGCGGGAGGGGCGGCCCCGGGAACTGGGACACCTGTCCCAGGTGGAAGGAGAGGAGTCAGCTCGCCAGCATGGCGGTGGCGGCCAAGACCCTGGGGCTGGAG AAACCGATGGCTCCTGCGCCGCCTGCGGGGGGCTTGTGGTGCCCCTACTCCTCCCAGACAAGGCAGCCCCTGCCACGCCTGCTGGCCCCGCCCGGCCCTGGGACTGCACCTCTGTCGTCGCTCGcatctccctgcccctcccactgaACAGGGAAGCTCGGGGGGTCTCTGGGCCAGACCCCCTGGAAGTCAGCTGGGCAGAGTCTCGGGCTGGCTGGGCCCCCAGTGTACCCCTCAAAGACAGCCTGAACCACCTCAACCTTCCCCCGCTGCTGGTTCTGCCCACACGGTGGCCCCCGATCCTGGGCCCACATGGGGACCAGGCTCCAGACAGACTGCTGGGGGCTGAGCGGGGCCCCCGCCCCTCAGGGGGCTTCCAGTGCTCCCACTGCCTCAAGCCTTACCACACGCCGGCCGGGCTGGCCAGGCACCGGCAGCTGCACTGCCACGTTCAGGCCCCGCGCTGCTTCACCTGCAAGTACTGCGACAAGGAATACGCCAGCCCGGGTGCTCTCAAGATGCACGTCCGCACGCACACGCTGCCCTGCGTCTGCACCCTCTGCGGCAAGGCCTTCTCCAGGCCCTGGCTGCTGCAGGGCCACATCCGGACCCACACAG GGGAGAAGCCGTATGCCTGCTCTCACTGCAGCAGGGCCTTCGCCGACCGCTCCAACCTCCGGGCCCACCTGCAGACACACTCCGACACCAAGAAATACCAATGCAAGAGCTGCGCCAAGACCTTCTCCCGCATGTCGCTCCTGGCGCGCCACGCGGAGTCGGGCTGCTGCCCCGGGTCCTGA